The Procambarus clarkii isolate CNS0578487 chromosome 37, FALCON_Pclarkii_2.0, whole genome shotgun sequence nucleotide sequence TTCAGTCTCTGGTGCTGTGAATGGAACTCATCATTGTAACTTGGTTAATTCACAGAGTGGAATAATGGGACTTCCAATAATAACTGAAGTTACTTCTCTAGCTTCATCAAACCAAGAGGAAAATGTATATGGTAACCAAACAGGAAATGCTCAGGTATCTATTAATCAAATTGAAAAGTGTCAGAATACTGAAAATGACTCCTCAGCAGGTATGAATGTTATCTATGGAAATAGGCAAAACCCAAATGAACTTGGGGGCTTCAATACATCATTGACTGAAGATGGCAGAGAATTTCAAATAATTAAAGATAGCCAGAATATAAATACCATTTGGAGAGATCAGTTACGCACTTCAGACAAGAGACAGTATGGTCGTCATTCCCAAAAGAATTCACCTGACATTTCTGAAACGGTGACCACTGTTGCTCTTTCTAATGACATATCTAATAAAGCTGCAACTAAAATAACTGATGGTCATGCATCACAAAATTTAAGTACTGTAAACCAAGAAATGAGTTCTAATTCAAAATCTGGTATCTCTGCTTGCTCAGTTTCTACTTCAATAAATAAATCTATTTCAAGCTTTCCTCAAGTTTCAAGCTGTATTGAGGCTTGGCACAAAGTGTTCCCATGGATGCTGTACAGAGAAACGGATCATGGCTTTTTTTGCAAAACATGCAAATGGGGTGCAAATACTTCTGAATGTCATGCACAGAGCATGGTATATACTATGAAAGATTCTTCAGATGTCCTTTTTGTTGCTGGATACCTGCGCACTCACCAAGAAACTCATTTTCATAAAACCACTGAGCACAGGATATCACTTGTCATTACTCTTTTCAAAAGTATTTATCCTTTTATTAGGCATAGTTTGTATAAGGGACTGCAAGATCTCGTAAAGTATGCAGTTATCCATAATGGGGGAAGTTTTCCAGGCCCTGAAGATCCACCACAAAGGGGATATTTCACTTACTTCATGATTATGCGCATTGCTGAATACATAGAAATGGATCTCTTGGCATCTCTTGCTAAGAGTCCGTTCTTCAGTATAACTTCAGCTGCAGATAAGGAGTTTGCCATTCTTCGTTGGCTAAATCAAAAGGGAGAACCAGAAGAGCACTTCTTCTGTTCCAAAATTTGTCATCCAAAAGAAGATATGTCAATTAGAGTCTATCTGCAGAAAAGGGAAGTTGATATGACTAAGCTGATATCATTTAGTCACTTCCCCAACAAAAAGGTGACTCCATCTTGTGCACAGATATCACAATTGGCAATTCGTTATCCACCACTTAATATGCTGATGAAGTGGCTCCAAAAGACATGTTTGTTGAAAGATATCTTTTATCACCTTGAGATGTTTGCTAGACTTTGTAGGATACATCCAGATCTTGCTAGGTTTCCTGAAGTAGCTGAAGTAGTTCAAATTAAGAAACCAGTCAGCTATGGCTGTTTAGTGAATGAGAAAATCATGAAATTCTTTTTTGGTGCTATTAATGAAATTAAAAGTGTGTGTGTTAAAAtacataatgaaactggaaatgtGGATGCTCTTAATTTTAGCAAATGGGAATTAAAAAACAGTACTTCGGTTCAGGGTTGCGTGTCACTACTTCATACGCTGCATAACCTGCTTGCTAAAAAAGACTGCTCATATGTGAACTTGTATACAATGATTAATGAATTCAGATCTTCAGTGTGTTCCAAAATGAAAGTTCGAGAAAATTTGGAAGCTGATGTGTATGCAGTTTTGTCATTATTTGACTTGTATCTTTCTCATGTGATAATTTCTTTACTCACTCCAGAACAAAAACTTGCCGATATCTTCGCCAAGAAGTTAAGGCATGTGACAGTTAATGATGTAGAAAAGATCACTGGATATTTAAACTCCAGTTTTGAAGGAGGAAGCGAACAGTGTTTGCAAACTCTTCTAAGACTTTGTATAATACTTTCTAAAAGTGAAGACTGCAGTGTATTTGAGCTCTTAGAATGTTTTGCTACAAAACAAGAATTGTGTAAAGCATTCCCAGAGCTCTTTTCCTTTTATCAGAAGATTAAGGTGTTGCCCTTCTTCCAAGCTGACACTGGCCAATATATGTTTAACCTTGCAGTCTTAGAGATGCTGTctagtaacaaagttgaaaagcatTATATACCTTTGCTCTCGCTGATTATATTGGAAGGTCCTCCAATTGAAGATATAGATATTGGTAAACTTTTGGATATTTGGGCATATAAATGGAAAATGCTACATTTTTAGTTTATTAATGTGGGTTCATGGACAAATGGTTTTAATATGCATTATGCATTTCAGTTGATTAATGCttttaaattatataaattaactgaTATAATCAACTGGTATAATATATTGCTGTGAGATTTATAAAGTATTTTGTAAAAAGGTAATCTTTTGTTACAGAATATCAAATAAACATTTAAACGTTGTGGTGCATTTGTTAATAGGTCCTTAttaatttagcagtgatagtaatttaaaaataattttatCATGCAATAATACATTGTTATGGATTTTCCTAATGCTTTTGTTATTGTATGACTTGAATCTGTGCTTTCCAAACTGCCGTGCTTGGGTTTTCTAAAGTGATCTTATATTAGGCTCGTTTGTAACTTTCGCTGGTAGAACTGTCCCCTGCTGTCATCGAGGGCTCACTTTAACCCTCAATGATGGGCTCTGACATTGAGGGCCCTCTCCCTCCTTAAACTGGGGTGTTCCATAAGGTTGTCTTATGTTGTCTATTTTCTGAAACATTTTCCTTGATCTTTTCAGATCTTATTATATCTTATGCTATATATTCTTATGCTGATAACTCCACTTTGAACTTTTGTCCAACTGTTCAGTTCAGTAACAGCCTCGCTTCTTGTAATTCCCTTATAGTAATGATCAGCACCATCGTACATACATTGCCGTGaaagacaattagaaagtagaaatcgatactattgaatttggacaaactggaaaaagttttgTACTGATGCAATGTATGATTATAAAACTTAATCTAACCTTCCTGGGCCTAATACACTCTTATCTGAGGGCCAAAATATTACATGTATGTGCTATTCTAGGCTTAGGAATTtcttaagtttggtttttagcttttTTTATATAGTGAATATTTGTAATACCAAATTCTACTGTTTAATTGTCCATTATGCCTATGTACCAATATGTACACTGGTACAAATAATTACAAAAAATACTATCTAAACAGTAATTCAGTacagtgcttgtgggggttgagcttcggcttttgGTCCctactctcaactatcaatctgcTGGTGTACCGATTCATGAGGTTAttgagctctgtcatatctacatttgaaattgtgtatggggtcttcctccaccacatcatttcctaatgcattccattcattAACTATTAtgacacagaaaaagttcttcctaatttCAGTGTTTAACATTAGAAAGAACCATGTGCACTGTTTCTTCACTCCATCCTTATATCCTACcttttaatctctcctcgtaTTCTTTTCAAGTGGAAAGTTATATACTTTGTGCTTTCTTCTAAATATAAGGCGTCCCTTACTCTTCAATCATATTCCTTTTCTTGTAACCCCAACTGGACCTCTCTCTTTGTAGGCCATCTCTCTTGGGTCTGATCTTAGTTCTATTTTATGTTTGTTTTCTGACACTTAGAATTTAGTCAAATGTACTTCCAATAAAGAAAGCTTTTGTCAACAACACTAAAGCCGGATACCATAGCTGGTATCAGCCGGATACCAGCTATGTTTAAAAACATCATCTCTAAACCCTTTGGTTGCACTAAGAGATCACCATCTATTCACAAAAATATACCCTAGGACATAAGTGACCAAGTTCATGTGCTTAAAAAACCATTTGCTAATCATGTAATATTCAACTTGGCTCTTGACCTTCAAAACAGGCCCTTGGGCCTAGTAAGTGCTGGCAACAGAATTATAAATTACCCAGTTTGGTAAGTGCCATCAATTGATAATTGTGCTGCTTTGGATTTTCACATTTACACTTCCTATTTTTTCTTAGAAGAGCCccatgtggctccctgaagctacaatGCTGATAAAGTGCTAAACTAGGTGCCATCAGTCAATTCTTTTAGGCCTACCAGGGGCCATCAGTCAAAATCTGGTCCTCTGACAAGAAACAGAGAGCAGTGGCATTACGATCAAATTATCAGTGAGCTTGAATCTTGTCTGCCTCCACAAAGTCAGCtaaacaaaacagaccactgctagTTATGAGGAAATATTGATGCCTCAGAATTACCAAAAGAACTCCATGTAAAGAAACAGTCGAAAAGTCATGAAAGTACTGCAATCGCTTCATCTCGCTCCCTCGTTTGGGGCAGGACAAAGGTAAACCATGTCAGCCAGCTGCTCCACCCTCAGTTCTTGCTAATGGTAGTAAGTGCCCTGGCTGTCCACTCTTGTTTCTTGCTTCAGCTAAGTAGTGGCTTTTTGCCTTTGTGGCTGTTCCAAAGCACACTTGTACTGTGTGTGAGCTAGGAGTATAGGGTGCTTGGGGCTGCATGTGCACAGGGTTTTCTTCGCTGTGTATTCCCTAGTGCTGCCCTTTCCCTGTCTGTTTTCTTTACTGGGGTTTGTGCGACCTAACCCCGGTATGTCGAGGTCAGCCTTCTCACCCTCTGGTGAGCTGGTTTGGCTTACTTATACCTGTTCAAATGTCTGCTTGATACTATTCCCTTCATTTTTCAACACAAAAGAGACTTCCCTTTTTGATAACATGGGAGATGTGTTTCCTAATCAGGCACTAGCATTCCCAGTGCCTGAACTTCCTGCAGGGTCATTCCCTGCGGACCCTGGAAAACCCTTGCTGGTTCAGTGGTCCAATGGATATCCCCACTAAAACTGCTCATGGTTTCTGCGGCTCACTGTTAAGGACAATTTCATTAAGTTACACAGAACAAGGTTTTAAATAATAGTATAAAGATAAGAACTGAATTTATTCTCATAGCCTTAAAGTTTACAAAAATATATGTTGAACGTGTCTTTACCAACACCATTGAATGAGATCTTTGAAATTAAATATGGGTCCAACAGAAACTAGGTAATAAGGGGTACTAGGTCAATAAGTAGGAATATTATTTGAGTCACTATAAGCAATGTTGGATTTCCATACACTTAGGGAGTGTTCCAGGTTGGATCTAGTCATATTATTACTACACATGATAGGAATGATACTGAGCACAAACTTAGCACAACATATACAAGGCAAAAATTATCTACAATTTCCACCCATCAATGGGACATTTACCAGCATAGAAATCCTAAACCTACACTATAATAAAAGCCATACAGTATGAAGATTAGTACTGTAATGGTTTGTATAATTTGGATCTATATTTAATTGAtcaattaaaaaaatgattttaGTAAGAACATTAATACAATACACAGTGATCTCACTAGGGATGTTGCTTCCTAGAACTCACATCTTGCTTATTAGGCTTtcacctgttttcagttcttaTGTTCATGAACCAATATTACAAGAACATTGTTTTTTCACCTCACATGTATCCTTCCTGCCTATATATCTCCTTCCACAGAATTGTAATGTTCATTCTTCTGATGATTTTTTATTAAGACCTATGTCCGTGCATAAGTAATTTCTTGTTTCATTTTCCTTCGGGGTTTAACAGTGTCACATTATTTATCATGTGTTAATTtatttgtgatttaaacatacttatatttgcgcgcgcgcacacacacacacgggttggTACCTAACAGTGCCTCGGGATATTCTGTCTCTTCCCCCTATCTTCAATTCCTCCTTCCTTCATTCCTCCAATAGCTGGGCTCTTGAGCTCTTTTTGTTATATTAGCATTCGGCTTAGACTTCTTGTTGATGGGTTGGGGAGATTCATGCTCTCTGGTAGGGTCCTTTCATTGTCTAGTCTTGGTTTTGTTCTGCTGGGGGTGTCTTCTGTCTGCCTGGTTGTGGATGCATGCCATTATTTGTGCACTTCTCAGGATGCTCTGGGCAACACGTTGGCTGTTGGTCTGGTATCCTTGGTTCCTTGCTCTAAGGCCTGTTTATCTGAGGTCATCTGCAGTGTCATCAAATTTAACACAGTCTGCAGTCTCCTCTGGGGATCATTATGTGTGTTTGAAAACTCAACCCTCGGTTGAAATTATGCTCTTTGGTCacacctttcaactgtcaattaactggttattacctaagtgtaattactcaAGTGTagctgcaggatgagagctacgcttacggtgtcctgtcttcccagcactctattataaaatgctttgaaactactgatggttttggcctccaccacctcatttgttccaactgtctaccactctgtgatGGTGaattttcaaatatatatatatatatttttttacagcTTCATTTAGTTAACttaaatctgtgacctcttgttcttgtagTTACAGGTCTCAAGAATTCTTTTTCATCAATTTTATTCATTCTTGTAACTTttatacatagtgatcatatcacttttttcttctattttctagctttggcatatttgtacaggttcctgaacccattgggctctatcatatctacatttgaaacagtatGTGTGTGAAACAGTATGCCTCCAACATATCACTTTTTAATGTATTGCATTTatgaactactctgacacttgaatttttttgttaatatctctgtggcttatttgggtactccacATAGTCCACCTCCATAGTTTGGGTACTCCacatttccacctgtgtttctcATGTTAGTactacccatgttaaataatgtctttaccctatcaatttccctgagaattttgtatgtggtaatcatgtcttcccccttcccccctaactcttctgtcagcAATGTGAGGTTCaattcacacagcctttcctcataactcatacctcatAGTTCTTGAactagtctggtagcataccttctccaattttgttttatgcttaactaggtatggagctgcatactccaggatttgtttGACATATatgatatacaaggttctaaatgcgTGCTTACACAAATTTTTAAACCAGTTCTGATGCCAGCCAACCTCTCAAGCATCACATTGTCTGCCATCTTTAGGAATATATCTTGGTTGAATGTTTTGAGCTtagggcaggggggtgggggggggttggcagGTTGTTCTCTGGTGGATGTGCCTGGTCTGTGCTGGGCTTGCATGGTGTAGGGTAGAGTTCCCGTTGCTGATTCCCCTACCTACAGGGATTGTAGTTTTCTGCTCTCCTCACCTGGTGTGTTCCTTTTTTATGTTTTGTTTAAGGTAGCAACAGGGAGCCACCTCAGAGCCCTCCCTGAAAGTcagtgttaaatgtaatgaaacgtctttCTGGTGAATCCGATGTAGCTCCTTGGACCCTTGTACCCCTCCAGGTGAGTCACGATTTCCTTTAGGGTGATTCTTGACTAAGGTGGCTCACTGACTAATTTATGAGCTTTTGGTTCTGCCATCTGGTGGTGAGCAGATGGAAATAGGGTGAATTATATGCTGATTTATTGATCTGCCATGCTGTTGTCTGCTTTGTCTTGCCATACCAATCTGGGGGTTGCTGTCATGATGACGGTGATCACAGATTCCctgctctctgtgtctctgtgagtgagttggtggtggtggggggggggagcaggtttTGAACTCTGGTCTGTCTCCAATAAACTCTTATTGACTAGCAAGGGGCCTGGATAGGTGAGGAGCTAACCAAAGTGGCTAGCAACAGGGTGCCACCTCAGACCCCACCAAAGAGACATTTATTACACCCAACACTGGTTTTCTTAACATGTAGAAATATACAATTCGAGAATTTTTTTATTAGAAGCTTATTGAATATTTATACTTTTCAGAACTTCTAGAAGTGCTGTAATGCTGTCTGGCACAGTAAGATAAGACTTCTTGGGCAAGCCAAATTATAAAGGAATCAAGCAAGTAGGACGAGTCCATTATCTTGGCCTTTGGGTTAAATCTCACACACTAGCCAATAGGCCTGGTACCTGTTTAAAACAGAAACACTCATTAGAATGAGGAAACCGTGAACAGTATGAACAGGAGTTATGATGATCATGAACAGTTTTGAATTTGAGTCATAATATTCCAAAACACCACAAAATTTTGTCTTATGGCTGTCAGTCACAGGTAAACTTCACTGTGATAAATAGCAGTATTGTATAATTCACAAACTGTGTGAAACAAAGCCTTACTGTATTGTGTGGTCACATTCATCACCAGTCACGAGTGTTGAGAGTAATATAGGAAATGACAAGATAACTGGTGTCGCTAGCCGTTCACAAGACGCGAACCAGCATATGCAAGCATACTGTCATCAAACTTCACCAATTGTGCAACTTAAGCTGGAAGCATTGCAGAAATATTCTGTGAATATCTCAAAAACTGTTTAAATAATGTCTGGAAGACATATTCAGGAGGTTCAGGAGGCATTGAGAATATCTGACACTGAAGGAAATCGAGGTGCATCAGTGGTACCAAAGAATTTGATAACAATTATGAAAAATATAGGTACTAAAAGAAAAggaaatgatgatgataaagtaaaCAAAAATAGCACAAGTTTGTTACCTGCAACCAAGAGATTTTGTTCATCAGAAAATGTTTTAGGATCAAGTCTTGGGAAGACTTTCGATAAAATAATTAGAAATAATTTTATCCAAGAAGACATCTCAGTAGGACTATCGTTGCAGTCCCAGTCTGttgatttatcaaataataatcagatgaattttaattattttaattgTCTTCCAGCAAAGATAAGTGATACTGAGGTTGTCAGTATGAGAAATGAAACTGCAAGGAATGAATGTTTACCCAACTTGGGCATAACTGATCAAACCTTCGACAATAACTTACCTGTAATTAAGGATGTTTGGTCAGAAACTTCAGTCTCTGGTGCTGTGAATGgaactcaagattgtaacttagtTAATTCACAGAGTGGAATAATAGGACTTCCAATAATAACTGAAGTTACTTCTCTAGCTTCTTCATCAAAccaaaaagaaaatatatatggtAACCAGACAGGAAATGCTGAAGTATCTATTAATCAAACTGAAAAGTGTCAGAATATTAAAGATGACTCTCCAGCAACTGTGAATATTATGCATGGAGATGGTATGGAATTACAAATATTAAAAGTTTGCGAGAGTATGGATACCAGCTGTGGAAATCAGTTATGTATTCCTGATAAGAGTCAATATGGTCAGAATTCCCAAAATAATTCACCTGACATTCTTTCAGAAAATATGACCACTCTACCTCTTTCTAATGAAAGAGGCAGCTTTCAAATAAAGTCTAATAAAACTGCAGATAAAATCAGTGATGTAATATTTAATCATACATTACAAAACGTAAGTTCTGTAAACCAAAAAATAAGTTCTAATTCAGAATTGGAAATTGTCCCGTCACGTTCTTCAGCTTGTTCAATTTCAACTTCAGCATCACAAAATAATCCTGTTTCAAGCTTTCCTCAAGTTTCAAGCTGTATTAATGCTTGGCTCAAGGTGTTCCCATGGATGCTGTTCAGAGAAACAGATCATAGTTTTCTGTGCAAAATATGTGAATGGGGTGCTGCACATTCTTGTTCTCATATAGTGTTTGCTCTGAAAGCTCCCTCTGATGTACACTTTGTTGCTGGACATTTGCGCTTCCATCAAGAAGCTCCTTTTCACAAAATGGTTGAATCCAGAAGAACCATTGTAGTTACTTTATTTAAAATTCTATATCCTATATTAAAGGAGAGCTTTTATAATGGACTTGATGATCTTGTAAGCTCTGTAATTAAACATAATGGAGgaacctttccaggccctcaaaCATCACTCCACATGAAATATTTTACATCATTCATGATTAAGCGAATCGCTGAGAATGTAGAAATTAGTCTTTTAGAATCTCTGGCTAAGAGCCCATTCTTTAGTGTAACTGCTGCTGAGGATAAGAACTTTGCTATTCTACGTTGGCTGAATTTAAAGGGAGAGCCAGAAGAACACTTCTTCTGTTCTGAAATTTATTGTCCAGGTAAAACAATGGCATTTACAGATTATCTACAGAGTAGGAAAGTTGACCTAACAAAGATGATTTCATTTAGTAACTTTCCTGGCAAAATAGTGACTCCGTCCAATGTTAAAAAATCAGAATTGCCAATTCGTTATCCACCATTCAGTCTGTTTATGAAGTGGCTTGAAAAGGTTGATTTGTTGAAGGAAGTCTTTCCTCATCTTGAAACTCTAACCAGACTTTGCAAGTCTTCAACTTATATGCTAAATAAATTTCCAGAAGTGACTGAATTTATCAAAGTTGAGAATCCATTTAGCCATGGCTGTCTAGTGAATGAGAGAATCATTGAATTTTATTTTTGTTATCATAATGAACTGAAAAAAACATGCACTGATCTTTTTAATCAAACTGGAAATCTGGATGCTCTTAGTTTTAGTAAATTCGAAGGGAAAAATATGTATTCAGTGCGCGAGTGTGTGTCACTACTACCAAAAATACATGAACTGCTCACCAAAGAAGattgttcatacatggaactATACACATCAAGTAAGAAACTCAGATCTACTGTATGTGCCAAACTGAGATCGGTTGAAAAACTTGACTCTGATGAGTATATCGTTTTGTCATTATTTGACATGTATCTTTCTCATGTAATAACGTCTTTACACACTCCAGAACAAGAACTTGTAGAAGTCATCACCAGGAAGCTTAGGCAATTGACAGTTAATGATGTGGGGAAGATCCTAACATATTTAAAGTGCAATTACGAAGGAGCAAGTACACAGTGTTTGCACAGCCTTCAAAGAATGTGCAAGCAACTCTCTAAAAACAAAAACTGCTGTATATATGAGCTATTAGAATGTTTTGCTAAAGAGCCAGAATTATGTAAAGACTTCCCAGGCTTGTTTCACATATACCAAAAGGTTAAAGTGTTGCCCTTTCTCCATGCTGACACTGATCAATATATGTTTAACCTTGCAGTCTTGGAGGTGTTGTCCAGTAACAATGATGATAATGCGTGTACTGTTCATCACCCCTTTCTAATCTTACTggaaggttctccagtggaagatataaatttagattttgttttggaAGTTTGGTCAAATAAATGGAAAATGTATTATGATAAAGCAAGGCTTCATTTATAATTAGCTTCATTACTGGGATATCGTAAATATAGAATAAAATTGAAACACGTGTATGCATTTACTTTGGCATATTTTAGTTTCTTAGTTTCAAAGATTTATAA carries:
- the LOC123765715 gene encoding uncharacterized protein, producing MSGRHIQEVQEALRISDTEGNRGASVVPKNLITIMKNIGTKRKGNDDDKVNKNSTSLLPATKRFCSSENVLGSSLGKTFDKIIRNNFIQEDISVGLSLQSQSVDLSNNNQMNFNYFNCLPAKISDTEVVSMRNETARNECLPNLGITDQTFDNNLPVIKDVWSETSVSGAVNGTQDCNLVNSQSGIIGLPIITEVTSLASSSNQKENIYGNQTGNAEVSINQTEKCQNIKDDSPATVNIMHGDGMELQILKVCESMDTSCGNQLCIPDKSQYGQNSQNNSPDILSENMTTLPLSNERGSFQIKSNKTADKISDVIFNHTLQNVSSVNQKISSNSELEIVPSRSSACSISTSASQNNPVSSFPQVSSCINAWLKVFPWMLFRETDHSFLCKICEWGAAHSCSHIVFALKAPSDVHFVAGHLRFHQEAPFHKMVESRRTIVVTLFKILYPILKESFYNGLDDLVSSVIKHNGGTFPGPQTSLHMKYFTSFMIKRIAENVEISLLESLAKSPFFSVTAAEDKNFAILRWLNLKGEPEEHFFCSEIYCPGKTMAFTDYLQSRKVDLTKMISFSNFPGKIVTPSNVKKSELPIRYPPFSLFMKWLEKVDLLKEVFPHLETLTRLCKSSTYMLNKFPEVTEFIKVENPFSHGCLVNERIIEFYFCYHNELKKTCTDLFNQTGNLDALSFSKFEGKNMYSVRECVSLLPKIHELLTKEDCSYMELYTSSKKLRSTVCAKLRSVEKLDSDEYIVLSLFDMYLSHVITSLHTPEQELVEVITRKLRQLTVNDVGKILTYLKCNYEGASTQCLHSLQRMCKQLSKNKNCCIYELLECFAKEPELCKDFPGLFHIYQKVKVLPFLHADTDQYMFNLAVLEVLSSNNDDNACTVHHPFLILLEGSPVEDINLDFVLEVWSNKWKMYYDKARLHL